GATGGGACTCGTGCCGCCGAGCCTCAACAGCAGTGTGCAGGCGGCAAGTTGGAAGACCGCGCCGATGAGCAGCTTGCCGCGGATCGACTTGTGGCGGCCGGTGAGGGTGGAGACGGCGATGCCGGTGAGGAAGATCGGCAGCTGTACGAGGCCGGCCTGTGACGGCGAGAGCCCACGGCCCTCCTCCGCCCACTGCGTGAAGCCGTAGAGGAACGCGTACGAGACCACGTAGGCGACCAGGGCACGGCCGTAGGTGGCGAGCAGCGGGGTGTTGCCGGCGAGCACTCTGAGGTCGATGAACGGTACGGGGGCGCGCAGTTCACGTACCGCGAACGCGGCGGCCGCGGCTGCGGCGATGGCGAGCAGGTACCACGTGTCGGCGTGCAGGTTCATCAGGAACAGCAGGAGCGAGAACAGCAGCGCGGCGAACAGCGCCATGCCGGGGAGGTCGAGTTCGGACGCGATGCTCCTGCCGCCCGTGCGGCGCGGGCGGGCCTGCACGGGCAGCCGGCGCGCGCCGAGGATCAGGGCGGCCGCCGCGAGGGGGACGTTGAGGGCGGACGTGGCGCGCCAGCCGCCCACGTCGATGAGGAGCCCGCCGAGCGAGGGGCCGATGACGGCGATCGTCTGGCTGGACACCGCGAGCGTGGTGAGGATGCCGCCGGGACTGTCCCGGCCGGTCCGCTCCGCCTCGCTGCGCAGCAGGGACATCGAGGCCGGATAGCCGGCGCAGGTCCCGAAGCCGAGGAGCACGCGTGCGGCGATCAGACAGCCCAGGTTGGGGGCCAG
The DNA window shown above is from Streptomyces sp. NBC_01445 and carries:
- a CDS encoding MFS transporter; the encoded protein is MILGSVLNPINSTIIAVALVPIGVAFGAPPAQTAWLISALYLATALGQPVVGRLIDLFGPRRLFLISTSLVGIAGIAGTLAPNLGCLIAARVLLGFGTCAGYPASMSLLRSEAERTGRDSPGGILTTLAVSSQTIAVIGPSLGGLLIDVGGWRATSALNVPLAAAALILGARRLPVQARPRRTGGRSIASELDLPGMALFAALLFSLLLFLMNLHADTWYLLAIAAAAAAAFAVRELRAPVPFIDLRVLAGNTPLLATYGRALVAYVVSYAFLYGFTQWAEEGRGLSPSQAGLVQLPIFLTGIAVSTLTGRHKSIRGKLLIGAVFQLAACTLLLRLGGTSPIWILLAVALIFGVPQGLNSLALQNSVYYQADPARVGTSSGLLRTFIYLGSMVASAASATAFGQHADTGGMHHLAWFMLGAGALFLLLTVFDRGLRRVATPGSPA